From the Streptomyces pluripotens genome, one window contains:
- a CDS encoding FAD/NAD(P)-binding protein, whose product MRQAVRLPRTVRRHAPQRPGVTPLSAPNQESTAVSVALVGAGPRGTSVLERLCASVPELLPPGVRLTVHVIDPAPPGPGRVWRTDQPAELLMNTVASQVTLFTDATVDCSGPICPGPSLYEWGRAGTEIGPDDYPSRSHYGRYLAWVFAKIVREAPEAVRVHVHRACAVELEDEADGRQVLTLDNGRVLPGLAAVVLIQGHLAVVGDEEQRRTAGYAARHGLCHVPPANPADVDLGALRPGEPVLLRGLGLNFFDYVALLTTGRGGRFVSRGSDDGLRYLPSGREPRLYAGSRRGVPYQARGDNAKGPYGRHAPLILTPEVIAGFRKRADSGEASDFLTGIWPLVAKEVEAVYYGALVRQPDFVPRFLAVPHGAPQEAALLDEFAVPAGDRWNWEQMSRPYGEREFTEPGEWRTWLLGYLRADAAQAALGNVRGPRKAALDVLRDLRNELRLLVDHGGLSGASRRAHLDGWYTPLNAFLSIGPPRRRIEELTALLAAGVVEVLGPRLEVHTRDAAWVAYSPDVPGSAVRVTTLIEARLPVPDLRRTADPLLARLLADGGCRPHAVDGYETGGLDVTRRPYRLIDRQGCVNKRRFAFGVPTEGVHWVTAAGARPGVDSVTLSDADAVARGVLRAAVPGAGSQAGVEKWPDVELASID is encoded by the coding sequence ATGAGGCAGGCCGTCCGCCTTCCGCGGACAGTTCGCCGTCATGCGCCCCAACGCCCGGGAGTCACGCCTTTGTCTGCACCGAACCAGGAATCCACCGCGGTCTCCGTCGCCCTGGTCGGGGCCGGACCGCGCGGAACCAGCGTCCTGGAGCGTCTCTGCGCCTCCGTACCGGAACTGCTGCCGCCCGGGGTCCGACTGACGGTCCATGTCATCGACCCGGCGCCGCCCGGCCCCGGCCGGGTGTGGCGGACCGACCAGCCCGCCGAGTTGCTGATGAACACCGTGGCGAGCCAGGTGACGCTGTTCACCGACGCCACCGTGGACTGCTCGGGTCCGATATGCCCGGGCCCCAGCCTGTACGAGTGGGGGCGGGCCGGGACCGAGATTGGCCCGGACGACTATCCGTCCCGGTCCCACTACGGCCGTTATCTGGCGTGGGTGTTCGCCAAGATCGTCCGCGAGGCCCCGGAGGCGGTCCGCGTGCACGTCCACCGGGCCTGCGCCGTAGAACTGGAGGACGAAGCCGACGGCCGCCAGGTGCTCACCCTCGACAACGGACGAGTACTGCCGGGCCTGGCAGCGGTGGTCCTGATCCAGGGGCACCTGGCCGTCGTCGGCGACGAGGAACAGCGACGTACCGCCGGTTACGCGGCCCGGCACGGCCTGTGCCACGTTCCGCCCGCCAATCCGGCCGACGTCGACCTCGGTGCGCTCCGGCCCGGGGAGCCCGTGCTGCTGCGTGGACTGGGCCTCAACTTCTTTGATTACGTAGCGCTGTTGACGACCGGTCGAGGTGGCCGCTTCGTGTCGCGCGGATCTGACGACGGACTGCGGTACCTGCCCTCTGGTCGGGAGCCCCGGCTGTACGCCGGTTCGCGGCGTGGGGTGCCGTACCAGGCGCGCGGTGACAACGCCAAGGGCCCGTACGGCCGGCACGCCCCCCTGATCCTCACGCCGGAGGTGATCGCCGGGTTCCGCAAGCGCGCCGACTCCGGTGAGGCCTCCGATTTCCTGACCGGCATATGGCCGTTGGTGGCGAAGGAGGTGGAAGCGGTCTACTACGGCGCGCTGGTCCGCCAACCGGACTTCGTGCCGCGGTTTCTCGCTGTGCCGCACGGTGCCCCTCAAGAGGCCGCCCTGCTGGACGAGTTCGCGGTTCCGGCGGGCGATCGGTGGAACTGGGAGCAGATGTCCCGTCCGTACGGGGAACGGGAGTTCACCGAACCGGGGGAGTGGCGCACCTGGCTGCTGGGGTACCTGCGCGCGGACGCCGCGCAGGCAGCCCTGGGCAATGTGCGCGGGCCGCGCAAGGCCGCGCTCGATGTGCTCCGGGACCTGCGCAACGAGCTGCGGCTGCTGGTCGATCACGGCGGGCTGAGCGGGGCCTCCCGCCGGGCTCACCTGGACGGCTGGTACACCCCGCTCAACGCCTTCCTCTCCATCGGTCCGCCCCGGCGCCGCATCGAGGAACTGACGGCCCTGCTCGCGGCGGGTGTGGTGGAGGTGCTCGGCCCCCGTCTCGAGGTGCACACGCGGGACGCGGCCTGGGTGGCGTACTCGCCGGACGTGCCGGGCTCGGCAGTGCGCGTGACCACTCTCATAGAGGCGCGTCTTCCGGTGCCGGATCTGCGGCGCACCGCCGACCCCCTGCTCGCGCGGCTGCTGGCGGACGGGGGCTGCCGACCGCACGCCGTGGACGGTTACGAAACGGGAGGGCTGGACGTAACACGGCGGCCCTATCGCCTGATCGACCGTCAAGGTTGCGTCAACAAAAGGAGGTTCGCTTTCGGAGTGCCGACGGAAGGCGTCCACTGGGTGACTGCTGCCGGCGCTCGTCCAGGTGTGGATTCGGTCACTCTTTCGGATGCCGACGCGGTGGCACGGGGTGTCCTGCGTGCGGCGGTTCCCGGGGCGGGGTCACAGGCAGGGGTGGAGAAATGGCCAGATGTTGAACTTGCAAGTATTGATTAG
- a CDS encoding DUF2277 domain-containing protein, with amino-acid sequence MCRNIKTLRPPALPGEATDEDIRAAALQYVRKVSGFRAPAAHNREVFDRAVTAVAEATAELLGDLQVRGSAAGRPGGGAG; translated from the coding sequence ATGTGCCGGAACATCAAGACGCTGCGCCCGCCCGCACTGCCCGGTGAGGCCACGGACGAGGACATCCGTGCCGCCGCGCTGCAGTACGTCCGGAAGGTCTCGGGCTTCCGGGCCCCCGCCGCCCACAACCGCGAGGTCTTCGATCGTGCGGTGACCGCCGTGGCCGAGGCCACGGCGGAGCTGCTCGGTGACTTGCAGGTGCGAGGGAGCGCCGCCGGGCGCCCCGGGGGCGGGGCGGGCTAG
- a CDS encoding ketopantoate reductase family protein has product MATQYTVAVLGPGGTGGLLAALLTRSGHRVICLAQDSTADTLRRTGIAVRSAQFGEFTAPVQADTELREPVDACLITVKHTALDAALTRVPPTVLGDALVVPLLNGVEHPATLRARYRPDRVAPAVIRVESTRLAPGVIEHGSPFTEIDLAGDAVPRTRLDGLADALTAAGTTARAVGDETAALWAKLTFLAPFALLTTRYRLPLDEARTRHGEELEALVAEAAAVSLACGAPADPAQALRRYDAFPPGAKSSMQRDAEAGRPLELDPIGGALLRAAGRHDVPVPVTARLVRELRDAGH; this is encoded by the coding sequence ATGGCGACCCAGTACACCGTGGCCGTACTCGGCCCCGGCGGCACGGGCGGCCTCCTCGCCGCCCTTCTGACCCGCTCCGGCCATCGCGTCATCTGCCTGGCCCAGGACAGCACGGCGGACACGCTGCGCCGCACCGGAATAGCCGTCCGCAGCGCACAGTTCGGCGAGTTCACCGCCCCCGTCCAGGCGGACACCGAACTGCGCGAACCGGTCGACGCGTGCCTGATCACCGTCAAGCACACCGCACTCGACGCCGCCCTCACCCGCGTCCCGCCCACCGTCCTCGGTGACGCCCTCGTCGTACCGCTCCTGAACGGCGTCGAGCACCCCGCCACGCTGCGCGCCCGCTACCGGCCCGACCGAGTCGCCCCGGCCGTGATCCGCGTGGAGTCCACCCGGCTGGCTCCCGGCGTGATCGAACACGGCAGCCCATTCACGGAGATCGACCTCGCCGGCGACGCCGTGCCCCGTACGCGTCTCGACGGGCTCGCCGACGCCCTCACCGCCGCCGGTACGACGGCCCGCGCGGTCGGGGACGAGACGGCGGCCCTGTGGGCGAAGCTGACGTTCCTCGCTCCCTTCGCCCTGCTCACCACGCGCTACCGCCTCCCGCTCGACGAGGCCCGCACGCGCCACGGGGAGGAGCTGGAGGCACTGGTCGCCGAGGCCGCCGCGGTCAGCCTCGCCTGCGGTGCCCCCGCCGACCCGGCACAGGCCCTGCGCCGCTACGACGCCTTCCCACCCGGTGCCAAGTCGTCTATGCAGCGCGACGCCGAGGCGGGCCGCCCGCTCGAACTCGACCCGATCGGCGGGGCGCTGCTGCGCGCGGCCGGGCGGCACGATGTGCCCGTGCCGGTGACGGCACGCCTCGTACGAGAGCTACGGGACGCCGGTCACTGA
- a CDS encoding DUF4383 domain-containing protein, with product MATHTVHTGPRRRIRFDEHLPVDHRLNLVYRIGAGLIGLFLVVFGILGLLDQIGFFNTGGDTVVGLNTNGALSVLSICVGVILFVGMVIGGNVASTLNMVFGVLFLLNGFLFLGLLDTDSNFLAFRMQNVLFSFIVGLLLMTFGMYGRVGSALPHDNPYWRARHPEASPQRPEQPREPGSRDQSQVR from the coding sequence ATGGCCACACACACAGTGCACACGGGGCCGCGACGGCGGATCCGGTTCGACGAACACCTGCCTGTTGACCACCGGCTGAACCTGGTCTACCGGATCGGTGCGGGCCTGATCGGCCTGTTCCTCGTCGTCTTCGGCATCCTGGGCCTGCTCGACCAGATCGGATTCTTCAACACGGGTGGTGACACGGTCGTCGGGCTGAACACCAACGGCGCGCTGAGCGTGCTGTCGATCTGCGTCGGGGTGATCCTCTTCGTGGGCATGGTCATCGGCGGGAACGTCGCGTCCACGCTGAACATGGTGTTCGGCGTGCTGTTCCTGCTGAACGGTTTCCTGTTCCTCGGTCTGCTGGACACCGACAGCAACTTCCTGGCCTTCAGGATGCAGAACGTGTTGTTCAGCTTCATCGTGGGCCTGCTGCTGATGACCTTCGGGATGTACGGCCGGGTGGGTTCCGCCCTGCCGCACGACAACCCCTACTGGAGGGCCCGGCACCCCGAGGCATCGCCGCAGCGGCCGGAGCAGCCGCGGGAGCCGGGGAGCCGGGACCAGAGTCAGGTGCGGTAG